Proteins from a single region of Phycisphaeraceae bacterium D3-23:
- a CDS encoding PDZ domain-containing protein, whose protein sequence is MLNLPKRKSTFNFFESFSDLVFCTLVMFLVLVLFLAMNVNEKQEQVAEESEVVAAQNEALAADLVALQAERDRAASETEQARLIREEAERLAAAAELERMAQEALLAEQRALAERERLRYEQALGSRRFTDPPAPPRLVVAYQWEERRILVHPVPTWLVDQLNTTPAGLSDAQRAEYQAALRGQFLVVAAEVDPLTARQYRALVRGVSLGIEPMTQRELGGIGDLGVGFRVLSDGTPTTRVARLVPGGNAEQAGVLLDDELLTLDGEALTPETVPQVLTRYRPGDEAALTLMRRGERVELTLSFLPNRLVALVEAYRTDLSMVASGAVDAQYRYLWAPALADALRGKLQRGEASGVVWQNFSRTDDQRAVAGRPTLLFDVDERRGDIIIERERFSPEQFRRVLDALGGGGAVVEYLGALGPYELPEWVMEECLRPTGFVNRAPQLELLEPDAPDAE, encoded by the coding sequence ATGCTCAACCTCCCCAAGCGCAAGTCGACGTTTAACTTCTTCGAGTCGTTCAGCGACCTGGTGTTCTGTACGCTGGTGATGTTCTTGGTGCTCGTGCTGTTCCTGGCGATGAACGTGAACGAGAAGCAGGAGCAGGTGGCGGAAGAAAGCGAGGTCGTCGCGGCGCAGAACGAAGCGCTCGCGGCCGACCTGGTCGCGCTGCAGGCGGAGCGGGACCGGGCGGCGTCGGAGACCGAGCAGGCGCGGCTGATCCGTGAGGAGGCCGAGCGTTTGGCGGCCGCGGCGGAGCTTGAACGCATGGCGCAAGAGGCGCTGCTGGCCGAGCAGCGTGCCTTGGCCGAACGCGAGCGTTTGCGGTACGAGCAGGCGCTGGGCAGCCGACGCTTCACCGACCCGCCCGCGCCGCCGCGACTGGTGGTGGCGTACCAGTGGGAGGAGCGGCGGATCCTGGTCCACCCCGTGCCGACCTGGCTGGTGGATCAACTGAATACGACGCCGGCGGGGCTCAGTGATGCGCAGCGGGCCGAGTACCAGGCGGCGCTGCGGGGCCAGTTCCTCGTCGTCGCGGCCGAGGTCGACCCGCTCACGGCCCGGCAGTACCGTGCGCTGGTCCGGGGGGTGTCGCTGGGCATCGAGCCGATGACACAGCGCGAGCTTGGCGGCATCGGCGACCTCGGCGTCGGGTTCCGCGTGCTGAGCGATGGCACGCCGACGACGCGCGTCGCGCGTCTCGTGCCCGGCGGCAATGCGGAGCAGGCGGGTGTGCTGCTGGACGATGAACTCCTTACGCTTGATGGCGAAGCGCTGACACCAGAAACCGTGCCGCAGGTGCTCACGCGTTATCGGCCCGGCGACGAGGCGGCATTGACGCTGATGCGGCGCGGCGAGAGGGTCGAGCTAACGCTGAGTTTCCTGCCCAACCGCCTGGTTGCACTGGTCGAGGCGTACCGCACTGACCTGAGCATGGTCGCCAGCGGCGCGGTCGATGCGCAGTACCGCTACCTGTGGGCCCCCGCGCTGGCCGATGCGCTGCGGGGCAAGCTACAGCGTGGCGAGGCGTCGGGTGTGGTCTGGCAGAACTTTAGTCGGACGGACGACCAGCGTGCTGTCGCCGGTCGGCCGACACTGCTGTTCGATGTCGATGAACGTCGGGGCGACATCATCATCGAACGTGAACGCTTCAGCCCCGAGCAGTTCCGCCGGGTGCTCGATGCGCTGGGCGGCGGCGGGGCGGTAGTCGAATACCTCGGGGCGCTCGGGCCTTATGAGTTGCCCGAGTGGGTGATGGAGGAGTGCCTGCGCCCGACGGGATTCGTGAACCGCGCGCCGCAGCTTGAGTTGCTGGAGCCCGATGCGCCAGATGCGGAGTAG
- a CDS encoding MotA/TolQ/ExbB proton channel family protein, whose amino-acid sequence MPTEPRPGPAGAPANPNPPATTPAAAAPAAAPPGSRPPKAGNIQSHRSQRVDMGKQGRPLLEWSLYVVALGALVVVLAGPIIAQSVRGDSWIIASIILGIFGFALLKNFSDVAFIAKQRRLTNQQIDQLRETNNIFVFLQNSEPSLFRDHIDNLHEIFRRDYNISQDNLVTLLQARLLAKTKVVDFASSILVTLGLVGTIIGLIQSADGLTDVFMAMSNSDTSIMSGVRTTLEGMGIAFYTTLLGAILGGVCLRLLSSLVDSNIEHVVSHIAELTEIYILPILRRAGRINEEHQRKLRERGVGLPPGVPVPGSVPDARVTDTNAPMPPQGETIDPSGETMA is encoded by the coding sequence ATGCCCACCGAGCCACGCCCCGGACCCGCCGGGGCCCCCGCAAATCCGAACCCGCCTGCGACCACCCCGGCTGCCGCTGCGCCCGCCGCCGCCCCGCCCGGGTCGCGCCCGCCCAAAGCCGGCAACATCCAGTCCCACCGCAGCCAGCGCGTCGACATGGGCAAGCAGGGCCGGCCGCTCTTGGAGTGGTCGCTGTACGTTGTCGCGCTCGGGGCGCTCGTCGTCGTCCTCGCCGGGCCCATCATCGCCCAGTCGGTCCGCGGCGACTCGTGGATCATCGCGTCGATCATCCTCGGCATCTTCGGCTTCGCGCTGCTCAAGAACTTCAGCGACGTCGCCTTCATCGCCAAGCAGCGCCGCCTCACCAACCAACAGATCGACCAGCTCCGCGAGACGAACAACATCTTCGTCTTCCTGCAAAACTCCGAGCCCAGTTTGTTCCGCGACCATATCGACAACCTCCACGAGATCTTCCGACGGGACTACAACATCTCGCAGGACAACCTCGTGACGCTATTGCAGGCGCGCCTGCTCGCGAAGACCAAGGTCGTTGATTTCGCGTCGAGCATCCTCGTCACCCTCGGGCTTGTGGGCACGATCATCGGGCTCATCCAGTCGGCCGACGGGCTCACGGATGTGTTCATGGCGATGAGCAACAGCGACACGTCCATCATGTCCGGCGTCCGCACCACGCTCGAAGGCATGGGCATCGCGTTCTACACCACACTCCTGGGCGCGATCCTCGGGGGGGTCTGCCTCCGGCTGCTCTCCAGCCTGGTCGACTCGAACATCGAGCACGTCGTCAGCCACATCGCCGAGCTGACCGAAATTTACATCTTGCCGATCCTCCGCCGCGCAGGGCGGATCAACGAAGAGCACCAGCGCAAACTCCGCGAGCGCGGCGTCGGACTCCCGCCCGGCGTGCCCGTGCCCGGGAGCGTGCCCGACGCCCGCGTCACCGACACGAACGCGCCCATGCCCCCGCAGGGCGAAACCATCGACCCGTCGGGTGAGACGATGGCGTGA
- a CDS encoding FHA domain-containing protein → MPALVVIHGDRRGEYFNLQVKAALVVGRDDSLLAQMTGDAGISRRHVEFIRHDTDHKCFAIDLGSSNGVRINGAKIDHSAECHDGDLIQVGHTLLVFVNKDLDDTSPVKTFLKACEKLYGDSLDKMREHDRKMAAREANSNTGTMNLGVATKNRK, encoded by the coding sequence ATGCCAGCACTCGTTGTGATCCACGGCGACCGACGCGGAGAATACTTCAACCTCCAGGTCAAGGCCGCGCTCGTCGTCGGCCGGGACGACTCCCTGCTCGCGCAGATGACCGGCGACGCGGGCATCTCCCGCAGGCACGTCGAATTCATCCGGCATGACACCGACCACAAGTGCTTCGCCATCGACCTGGGGTCAAGCAACGGCGTCCGCATCAACGGCGCGAAGATCGACCACTCGGCCGAGTGCCACGACGGCGACCTCATCCAGGTCGGCCACACCCTCCTCGTCTTCGTCAACAAGGACCTCGACGACACCAGCCCGGTCAAGACGTTCCTCAAGGCCTGCGAAAAACTCTACGGCGACTCACTCGACAAGATGCGCGAACACGACCGCAAGATGGCCGCCCGCGAAGCCAACAGCAACACCGGCACGATGAACCTCGGCGTCGCGACGAAGAATCGGAAGTAG